aacaagaccccaAACATTCAAATCCGCTTTCCGGTTTCAGAGATCTatcattaaatgaaaataaaatacattatacatacttacatattgcatacaattaaagcatttctaaaaattgaaaatcaagaaagtttaTATGCCGATCTCTGATTTGGCAAACGTTTTTTATATGcacttaaaagttttatagatATAGGGCCAGTCATTATTATGCCCTACCCTAGCAAATATTGAAACGACGCGTTTGCAACAATGTATCAAGAtcagataattaaaatcaatttctcAATCTAAGTTCTAAGGAGTGTAAAGGTAGGAGTATTTAATATCTGTTATTGTatcaatataagatataattgtATCTATTTGCCTGGATAGCAAAGGTATCCTCATAGAGGAAAAGGAGGATTCTTATCATGtagctttttaaaaatgtctttagttttttagttatGTTTTCAGTgacttaataactatttataatgacaatatctaatataaataaaatgttatttgaattattaatgcatgtattgcaaataaatataaattatatagtaataattaggtaggtaggtactaataataatatagttaataagttacattttaattatattttgttgtcttATACgtggttaaattatttatccatCTTTTATGTTAAACTTATTTAAGGGCAGGTACGCTAGTAATTTATTCGGTTAGATTAACATAGCAATTGTTTTcttctgttatttttaatattagagtagatacctacctataatttagCTGTGGGTGAGTTGTGGCCCAACGTGTCGTTTACGATGTTGGAGACTGGTGAATTTCGATTTTggactgaaaatattttagttgtagGTGATTTGCGGCCCGAGTAATTATCATTACTTAAGTCTTAAAGTAAATCATTGCtaatgttcaaataaaaaaaggattCCTACAAGGGTGTACGTTATCATCTCCACTTATAACTGCTAGGTATAttgaaaaagttataaatataatgaaagcAAAGTTAACAAGactaaatattagaataaaaattgccGGAGAAATTGTTCCAATGATacgattgtaatttttgtttaatttatgtaaaaatatattttaatttgaactaatatttttatcagtttttgacaaaataaatatgtattaaaatttaaattagtgcaGAATGAACATACCAATTTTATTCCAGTATAtttatcagttttaaaattcttaatttttcagTTGTTGGATGATATCATACCGTTGGCTTATATGGATTCTAAATCAAAAGCCACTGTACATGCAGTACGTGCAGCTGTATTTACTGAGTATGGTGGAAGTCCTCACGTTTTTAAAAGAGCTTGTAGCAGTGCAAAAAGAGCATGTGATTTAGATCCTAATACTTCGCagtggttttatatttattcacttGCTTTGACAACTCAAAGGCAATTTTTACAATCACATAAATCGACTCCAAcagataatgaaaaaaatgctgTTCAGAAAGCAATTATGTTGTCTGAtggaaataatactattttcaatTACCATAGAATGATATTAGATAGAGATACTGCGattcaatattatcatgataataaaaataatcatgataAATTTTGGATTGAAAAAAATCGCCAGGCAAATGAAATGATTGTTAAAATGATCAAgtacgtaaaaaaattaattatacttggtATCAtagaataggtatattattatttacttatacacTAATTTTGGTATAATCTTTCTGTGCTATAAGTGTAGACTATATTCcgtattagttaaaaatttcaattacatctaatatataagtatttaaaacggAGAGTAAGcttcctatttatttttaatataattatttattttattattttagaactaTTATAAGCATGGAACCAAAAGACCCTCTCTTGGTAGTTAAGTGTGCTAGAACAATAATGACACTTCCAATTATGGTTCGTGATTTAAATTTgggaaaacaatatttgacaAAAGCCTATGAAATGGCACCAAATGATGCAACTGTTTTAAAAGCTATTGAAAAAACAGTTGAAGTTTATAAAGATATAGTaagatatattcaaaaataattgtcatataatattttagacaaatgttttttttttaattagtccAAAAAACAAAGAACTAGAACAactgaaactaaaaataattatccagCATCGAAGAATAGAAAACCAAAATTAGGATCCGATTTAGGATTTatcgtaaaaaaacaaaaaaatggagAAGATCCTATTCCTTACCTTActgatttaatttctaaatataatggactcgataaatcaaaaattatagctCAGCTAtgttcttatataatattattcacaaacAACCTAAGATCTGGCGTCGAAGAGTTTATTAAGTTGATAGAAATACCAGGAATggccaataattatataataacggtaattattatattacaatgattttcagtaaatataatatttaatgttttacacattttttaattatattacatacattttcttttacaacaaattgttttcttaatgtatatatttttatttaatatatatatatatttataatgtaaataaaaaatatctattataacattttcttaTACATTCTATTTTAAGTTCTCGTAAATGtttgctaatttttttattttttatttgttttagcaACATTTTTCATCATTTGGTTCAAAAAAGTTTCACTTAGCAGAACTTATTTGTAATGAAATAAGGTTGGCTACAAATTCAAGTAGCACTGCTCCTGATGATATgttgtacttttttaaaatgttaactaaaATCATGGAAACTTGCAACTTACAGATGAAAGATGTTGATTCATCTTTGAAAGCCAAGCTAATCATTGATTCTTCTGCTAAATCTTTATTGCCAAATAATACACCATATGAAAGTGGAACAGGTTCATCAGATAATGAGAGCGATGTTGAAAAAGTTTTTGTAAAACGCAGTACTAGAAGATGTAAGTTTAAGCAAAATATTGATCctaaagtatttttcaaaatgccTGAAGCAAATAAAGGATCAAATGGAAGAAAAGATAAATCTTCTGGTAATCATTTTCCCTCaagaaattatcaaaataaaaaccaccCCGCAAACACAACTGCAGCAATTGatgaaatgaattttaaaatggccaagtttttaaatatttcttctgGTCAAGAATcaagatattttgaaaactctAATATTTTGACAACTGAAAACCTTAGAAATGTACAAACACAATCACAAGTAGAAGAATATACCCACCAGTTATATCAACATATTtcagcaaataataatacacatcaaCATCAGATAAATATACCGGGTACTTCAACAGGATATTATGGTAGATATAATACAGGTAATCCTGCATTTCCAAATGTTAGTTCTATGTCTGAATATtctcaatttaataatcaactaCCACCTTCATTACTTTCTATAAGACCTCAAATTAATCAACAGAACCCAAAACCTCGTTCGGATAAGTCAAGACAAAATAAATGGactaccaaaaataaataaatttactgatttgttattatttttctttgattcaataaaaatgtaagcagttttaatatgatagtaattttagtaagtaagatattttttttataatttttttcttttaagattttaattaataaacctttgtgtttattaacataacttatttatcaataagttATGTTAGCTTCTATGTatagcttattataatatctcatgttaattattttacttcaataagtttattatttttaaagagaaTGTTAAAGAGTGTATCTTGAagagttgttttatttttatataataattaatcttcTCTAAggattatttacaattacattatttatttactatttaaaaaaatactaagcaacataaagttttattcactttgtctaaaaatattattttgtattttaattaatttagactTTGTTTTTAGTGATTTGTCATTTGCTTTTTAAGCATTTTGATATGTAGTAAATTTCAAatcacatattaattttaaagttttccctttatctaatttttaaatttctatattattatgaaaattcaaattataatatgttaaaatatataaaataggttggtacctaatatttttttagtgtaagcaaaaaagtataattaactGCCTTAGTTaagattcattattattaaagtttattggtgttactattttatacttaattgatTCTTTAATACtttctgtatattttatgttatgtttattggttgagtatatttttaaatataaacaaatttactgCTTAATTGGTTATAccttatatgaattatttaaattaaggtgtatgttttaaaattatttttgaattaccataaaaaacatttagtcAATTTTTGATCGAAtggatataaatttaaattataccaaattaaatactactaatatttttcataatgattaattttatttttattttattcatataaaatttgttctaTTAGTGAAAAACCTTtttactttcttgatttttaatcaagtaagtatggtaattgaaatgaaaaaagtctgaatttttgttaaatggaaaaattataaaaatgtaactcagTTGTAATGAGTAAGTGGGTAATCAAGTTatctttaacataaaatattaatgagagtGATCCGATTTCACACCCAAATGGTATAACGTTTTGAATTCACAAAAACGTCAGCATGAACAGTTggaaaatttctattttttaacttttctccaagactattatatacctaaaaagTTGGTTGGTAGCTTATTAATAAGGGATTATCAAGTAGATACAAAATgtgtgattaaaaatttttaaaaaaaattatttaatttttcacagttaaaaaaatataaattatctcgCTTGATTTTCATATAGTGTGGTAGATTACCGAAACTGGAGAatggattttgttatttggggtcttgttaaattcatattggctaggagaagtgctgtgaagattttcagaacttcaTCTTCAACCATTAACTCACTACAAAGGTATAAAgctgaaaaacttaaaaaaacgcccaataaaatgtgttttaatttttttttgaagctctatagtgaattaactataaaagataaagttctgaaaatcttcagTGCACTTTTCCtagccaatgtgaatctaacaagaccccaAACATTCAAATCCGCTTTCCGGTTTCAGAGATCTatcattaaatgaaaataaaatacattatacatacttacatattgcatacaattaaagcatttctaaaaattgaaaatcaagaaagtttaTATGCCGATCTCTGATTTGGCAAACGTTTTTTATATGcacttaaaagttttatagatATAGGGCCAGTCATTATTATGCCCTACCCTAGCAAATATTGAAACGACGCGTTTGCAACAATGTATCAAGAtcagataattaaaatcaatttctcAATCTAAGTTCTAAGGAGTGTAAAGGTAGGAGTATTTAATATCTGTTATTGTatcaatataagatataattgtATCTATTTGCCTGGATAGCAAAGGTATCCTCATAGAGGAAAAGGAGGATTCTTATCATGtagctttttaaaaatgtctttagttttttagttatGTTTTCAGTgacttaataactatttataatgacaatatctaatataaataaaatgttatttgaattattaatgcatgtattgcaaataaatataaattatatagtaataattaggtaggtaggtactaataataatatagttaataagttacattttaattatattttgttgtcttATACgtggttaaattatttatccatCTTTTATGTTAAACTTATTTAAGGGCAGGTACGCTAGTAATTTATTCGGTTAGATTAACATAGCAATTGTTTTcttctgttatttttaatattagagtagatacctacctataatttagCTGTGGGTGAGTTGTGGCCCAACGTGTCGTTTACGATGTTGGAGACTGGTGAATTTCGATTTTTggactgaaaatattttagttgtagGTGATTTGCGGCCCGAGTAATTATCATTACTTAAGTCTTAAAGTAAATCATTGCtaatgttcaaataaaaaaaggattCCTACAAGGGTGTACGTTATCATCTCCACTTATAACTGCTAGGTATAttgaaaaagttataaatataatgaaagcAAAGTTAACAAGactaaatattagaataaaaattgccGGAGAAATTGTTCCAATGATACGATTTGCGGATTACATTGTGGTAATAGCAGAGAGCGAAGGGGACATACAGCGTGCAGCTGATGAAATGAATGAAAAGCTTACCTATAACatcagaaattaaaataaatagcgcAAAAACGAAGATCTTTGTCTAACCTAAATGGTATACCTAGGGAGCAAAATCACATCTGATGGTAAGAGcgtccaaaaaataaaaaaacgcatAGCATTAGCAAAAACTGCTTTtagtaaaacatataaatcactcattaaaaaaaaaatatatttcaatatcaaaaagagacttattaaaacatatgtatGGAGTGTTGTAACATATGGATGTGAAACATGGGTGATAATAAATGAtaccgaaaataaaaaactagtaTCCTTTGAATTGTGGTGTTAGAGGTGTATGGAAAGAATAAGTTGGATAGAGcggaaaacaaataaacaagtaCTCAGCACTGTGAAAGAATAACGTACACTCATAGATACGATTAAAACACGGTGTTGGAAAATGGTTGGACATGACGTCCTGAGACGCCCGaatagatgtataatataatattatagagggtatgaatgtataatagaAGGAAAGAAAACTGCAGGATGTCCACGAAACTCTTATATaggacaaattattaaatgtaatgcaAGAATCAAAACCTTTAAGGAACTTAAAGAAAAAGCGAGCAATCGGTCAGAATGGAGAATTGGAGTTGTAGACCTACCTTGGCAGTGGTACaattagaaaacaaattatgggGAGGGggttacattattacaatataatatatatatatatatacataatataagtacatataggTTATTATACCAGGCTACACAGAAATTTCGGGGGGAACTTACAACCCCTTAACCCCcccacgcacacacacaaacatacCACCACCACTGGTTGCGCCACTGAACCTTggggttgaaaaaaaaatgtacctatataactgTGTTAACGATATACCTATGTTCTATCATCTCTACCTATGTATCGTTCTACACTAGCTATTTTAACCacctaatatatacctataacttcGTTAATGTGTCATTAGAAGTTCAATCTAAAACAtgcataaaaacataaaatgcaGAAGTAAAGATAAAAAAGGTGGGCATCAAGTggatatcgctctgctgtatagtagagatggagatgagtaggtcactataatggatatgttaaatttgaatacaatgacaggtatcatcattgtatacgaaaaatgattctgaacggagatgatttgtcagtctaggttaattagtaggatatattatattattacttatatttaaattgtaatatatcgttatttt
This sequence is a window from Rhopalosiphum maidis isolate BTI-1 chromosome 1, ASM367621v3, whole genome shotgun sequence. Protein-coding genes within it:
- the LOC113561232 gene encoding uncharacterized protein LOC113561232, with translation MDSKSKATVHAVRAAVFTEYGGSPHVFKRACSSAKRACDLDPNTSQWFYIYSLALTTQRQFLQSHKSTPTDNEKNAVQKAIMLSDGNNTIFNYHRMILDRDTAIQYYHDNKNNHDKFWIEKNRQANEMIVKMIKTIISMEPKDPLLVVKCARTIMTLPIMVRDLNLGKQYLTKAYEMAPNDATVLKAIEKTVEVYKDISKKQRTRTTETKNNYPASKNRKPKLGSDLGFIVKKQKNGEDPIPYLTDLISKYNGLDKSKIIAQLCSYIILFTNNLRSGVEEFIKLIEIPGMANNYIITQHFSSFGSKKFHLAELICNEIRLATNSSSTAPDDMLYFFKMLTKIMETCNLQMKDVDSSLKAKLIIDSSAKSLLPNNTPYESGTGSSDNESDVEKVFVKRSTRRCKFKQNIDPKVFFKMPEANKGSNGRKDKSSGNHFPSRNYQNKNHPANTTAAIDEMNFKMAKFLNISSGQESRYFENSNILTTENLRNVQTQSQVEEYTHQLYQHISANNNTHQHQINIPGTSTGYYGRYNTGNPAFPNVSSMSEYSQFNNQLPPSLLSIRPQINQQNPKPRSDKSRQNKWTTKNK